In the genome of Candidatus Reidiella endopervernicosa, one region contains:
- the acpP gene encoding acyl carrier protein has translation MSSIDERVKKIVVEQLGVKEDEVTNEASFVDDLGADSLDTVELVMALEEEFECEIPDEEAEKITTVQQAIDYVTANLD, from the coding sequence ATGAGCAGCATCGACGAACGCGTCAAGAAGATTGTAGTAGAACAGCTGGGTGTTAAAGAGGACGAAGTGACCAACGAAGCCTCTTTCGTAGACGACCTTGGCGCAGATTCACTCGACACCGTCGAGCTGGTAATGGCCCTCGAAGAAGAGTTCGAGTGCGAGATTCCAGACGAAGAAGCAGAGAAGATCACCACCGTTCAGCAGGCTATTGACTACGTCACCGCCAACCTGGACTAA
- the fabF gene encoding beta-ketoacyl-ACP synthase II has translation MSKRRVVVTGIGAVTPVGLNVEETWKNILAGKSGIAPITHFDAAAFSVRFAGEVKDFDITEYITNKDAKKMDPFIHYGIAAACQAIDDSGIEVTDENAERIGVAIGSGIGGLHTIEKTDAVYHKSGPRRISPFFIPSSITNMISGNLSIKYGMKGPNIAIVTACTTGTHNVGDAARMIAYGDADVMVAGGAEMATTELGVGGFAAARALSSRNDDPEKASRPWDKDRDGFVLGEGAGVVVLEEYEHAKARGATIYAEMSGYGMSGDAYHMTMPSEGGEGAMRCMVSAMRDAGLNPDQIDYINAHGTSTPAGDIAETMAAKNAFGDHAYKLAMSSTKSMTGHLLGAAGGIEAVFSILAIRDQVAPPTINIDNPDEGCDLNYVAHEAQQMEVNAALSNSFGFGGTNGSLLFTRLR, from the coding sequence TTGTCGAAGCGTCGCGTCGTAGTGACCGGTATTGGTGCCGTCACCCCCGTTGGTCTCAATGTTGAAGAGACCTGGAAAAACATTCTTGCTGGTAAATCGGGTATTGCTCCAATTACCCATTTCGATGCAGCTGCATTTTCCGTGCGTTTTGCCGGTGAGGTGAAGGACTTCGACATCACTGAATACATCACCAACAAAGATGCCAAGAAGATGGACCCCTTTATCCACTATGGCATTGCCGCAGCGTGTCAGGCGATCGACGATTCGGGCATTGAAGTGACCGATGAGAATGCTGAGCGAATTGGTGTTGCGATCGGTTCCGGTATTGGTGGTCTACACACCATCGAAAAGACCGATGCGGTCTACCATAAGAGCGGCCCACGCCGTATCTCTCCCTTTTTCATACCTAGCAGTATCACCAACATGATCTCGGGTAACCTCTCGATCAAGTACGGTATGAAAGGTCCAAATATTGCCATCGTCACGGCCTGTACCACCGGTACACATAATGTCGGCGATGCGGCTCGCATGATCGCTTATGGTGATGCCGATGTGATGGTGGCTGGTGGTGCCGAGATGGCAACTACTGAACTGGGTGTGGGTGGCTTTGCCGCTGCTCGTGCACTCTCCAGTCGTAACGATGATCCTGAGAAGGCGAGTCGCCCCTGGGATAAGGATCGTGATGGCTTTGTACTCGGCGAGGGTGCCGGTGTTGTTGTGCTTGAGGAGTATGAGCACGCCAAGGCCCGTGGTGCGACCATCTATGCCGAAATGAGCGGTTACGGTATGAGCGGCGATGCCTACCACATGACCATGCCTTCAGAGGGTGGTGAGGGCGCGATGCGCTGCATGGTAAGTGCGATGCGCGATGCGGGTCTTAACCCAGATCAGATCGACTACATCAATGCCCACGGTACCTCCACACCGGCGGGTGATATTGCCGAGACGATGGCAGCGAAGAATGCATTTGGTGACCACGCTTACAAACTGGCGATGAGCTCCACCAAGTCGATGACCGGTCATCTTCTCGGTGCTGCCGGTGGTATTGAGGCGGTCTTCTCAATTCTGGCAATTCGCGATCAGGTGGCTCCGCCCACCATCAATATCGACAATCCAGATGAGGGTTGTGATCTCAACTATGTCGCCCACGAGGCGCAGCAGATGGAAGTCAATGCAGCGCTCTCCAACTCCTTCGGTTTTGGCGGCACCAACGGTTCGCTGCTCTTTACCCGTCTGCGTTAA
- the pabC gene encoding aminodeoxychorismate lyase produces MILVNGKRGMTVDLLDRGFQYGDGLFETVAFSGGELAHWDRHMHRLEQGCLRLGIPTPDLELLRKEAQQLIKGEERAVIKLIITRGSGGRGYRPPIEAKPTRIVARYGWPAYPDEFAEQGIWLRLCETPVSINPRLAGLKHLNRLDQVLARGEWDDDQVPEGLMLDADGWVVEGTQSNLFIIKEGRLVTPDLSRCGVAGIMREVVIEAAAMAGIECEIGALSLESVKAADALFVCNSLIGIWPVRQLGKQLFKIDAITRTLQQAVGHT; encoded by the coding sequence ATGATTCTGGTTAACGGAAAACGCGGCATGACGGTTGATCTACTCGATCGCGGTTTCCAGTATGGCGATGGCCTGTTTGAGACAGTTGCCTTCAGTGGTGGTGAATTGGCCCATTGGGATCGTCATATGCATCGTCTTGAGCAGGGGTGTCTGCGTCTTGGCATCCCGACGCCCGACCTCGAGCTGCTACGCAAAGAGGCGCAGCAGCTGATCAAGGGGGAGGAGCGGGCCGTCATTAAGCTGATCATCACCCGTGGTAGCGGAGGACGTGGCTATCGTCCACCCATAGAGGCGAAACCGACACGCATCGTGGCCCGTTACGGCTGGCCTGCCTATCCCGATGAGTTTGCCGAGCAGGGCATCTGGCTACGACTCTGTGAAACCCCCGTTAGCATCAATCCACGCCTTGCGGGACTTAAGCACCTCAATCGACTCGATCAGGTACTGGCACGCGGTGAGTGGGATGATGATCAGGTTCCTGAAGGGTTGATGCTCGATGCCGATGGCTGGGTAGTTGAAGGCACGCAGAGCAATCTCTTTATTATCAAAGAGGGTCGACTCGTTACGCCCGATTTGTCGCGTTGTGGTGTCGCTGGCATCATGCGTGAAGTAGTGATTGAGGCGGCTGCAATGGCTGGGATTGAGTGTGAGATCGGCGCGCTCTCACTCGAGAGTGTTAAAGCAGCCGATGCACTCTTTGTCTGCAACAGCCTGATCGGAATCTGGCCGGTTCGACAACTGGGTAAACAACTATTCAAAATAGATGCAATCACCCGCACCCTACAACAGGCCGTGGGCCACACATAG